GTATAAGCCTTATAAGACTTGGATCCATGCTTCAAAAATATGGACTAAGGATAGGCCTTATTGGACTTGGATCCATGctttaaaaataaaagttgtaaaGTTTGACTACAAGGCCGTATTCTAATCAACAGCCCTTCTACTTACTACCCcaaaatgtttttctttttgggttccCAGCCCAAATGTTTAGATAATCCATAATTCCATGTCATGGATACTAATATAATCTACATGATgacaccaaaaaaaagaaaaagaaaaaagaaactgtGTCACTTGAAATTATGTATGTTATAAGGAAGTGAGAGTTAACAATACTATTTATCAAGAGTAGTTTTGTGCTACGAAGTGGTAAGTTTGTTTAGACATGCCCTAATGAATTAATTTACACTTACACTTGGGGGGTAGACAATTATTCTACTTTAGAATATTCATGACATTTGCAAGATAATTAAATAGGTTAGAATTCATTATGTGCTTAATTTTGTGTGTGCATGATAGATATCAATGTGCTTATGTCTTAAGTAATTTTAAATGTGCAAGACAAACAACTGTGTTGAGTGTCAGGAATTCTTACTTAGAccccgtttggattgctattttaagaactttttgtagaaaaatgtatCGTAACTatttaatgtatgtgagattaaaaaaaatgattaggaAATGTGTTCacagaaaacataaaaatttttctgcaaaaaatcacaatccaaacaaggccttaagtttgttgattgtgtttgaatttGTTTGTCATTAACCAATCGGTACGTCTCCTATGTTTCCAAGATTTGGAACTTAATTACAGGGTTTCTTGgctttgtttcttttattgtttGTTTCCAACTTGTTTTTCATTTACTTTGTTTGCATCATTTTACTTGACTGGCACTGGCTTCTTTTTGCTTCCTCTTGAGAATGGATCTTTGGGTCTTCTACATTTCTCTTTTCTAACAGTATTTGCTTTCGTTCAAAGGGCATCAAGCCCATATGCGATTTCAGCTATGATTgagtttttttatttcaatttccccagtgaaaaaagaagaaagattaTAGGATATAAAGCTTTCATTTCTTTTAGCTCCTCAAATAGCAGAAGGAAGACTACATTATATTTGGACTTACAGTTGGAGTCTTTGGAACGAAGTTCCACTGTTCAGAGTAAAACTTAGGAtgtatttgataaaattgaaatctaaaaattgaaatttgaaatttgaaaattgaaatctgaaatctaaatACATTAGGTTATTGATTTGTTATATTCTAAATATAATACATTTTGAATGTATATCatattaagtgataaatgaataggttatcacttatttttaggAGCAAGTTTTGCTTACGAAATTCAGTACTAcataattaattcagatattcaattttttattatcaaacacATCTAAACATAATAAAATCTAAACCTATTAATTTTAAATgctgaattgaattatcaaacaaaCCTTACCCATTTCATCATGTACAGATGCTTGAAACTCCTATTCACACAGTTCACCAGTTAATAAAGGGTTTAATTAGTTCACCTAATCACACTAAATGAATACGACTTGACACTAACGGTGATATAATACTCTACATTCTAAATATAGGTTACCTAACGATCAGTAAATGGTACTAGAGGTGTAGAATTATACGACTCGACAACAAAAGTGACAATACAACAGAGTGCATTCGAAATACTATCCTgtaaaaatgctaaaaaaaaaaattcttcatcTCTTGGATaactttctttcatttcttgaaaAACTTCATTTATGATTTGGCTGGaagtagggctgcaaacgagccgagccgagtcgagttttgagctaatcgagccgagtctcgacTGAATTTTACCGAGCTCAAActcgacgagccggcaattttcaagctcgagctcgacttgaatcaagtcgagccgagctcgaactcgaaaaaaataaaaaataattattttatttttaaaaaaataaataaaaataatatttttttcttaataaataataaaatattaaggatatatacgtaattttactatgaaaataaaaaataaaaaaatatatataatatacgtatttttattattaaataaaaataaaaataatatatatatatatactcaaacTCGCGAaccggctcgcgagctaacgagcttaatattctgagctcgagctcgactcgagcttgactcaAGCGCAAGCGGCTCGATTAGTTTGCAACCCTAGCTGGAAGGATGAAATCTCCTGGGTACCCATGTCTTCAAACGGTACGAAGAACATTGAATGCACAATGCGACATAATGTTAAACACATTAATGTTTACACAACTGTCCCCGTACATGCTGTGGAACTAATAGTTGTTGGGCCTTTGGGATGTAAAAAAGCGCACTGTAGCAGAAGGTTTCGCCAGCCAACATTTCGCTTTGAAAATAGCAACATTCTTTATTGAAAACAGGTTGAAGTTGGATTGGATTAGATAGCCATTATCAGAGAAATAGATGGACATTCAAAGAGGAGTATAGATCATTGGGCAGCTCACACCGACTATCCAACTCCAAGATTCAGAATATTCGGTGCTTTAATAATGCCccataaaaatttgaaaatgaaatgttaCATCCTTTTTAGTAGCTGTATTACTATAAACTTTCTTAGGAACGATCTTGTTAGTCCAACTAAGGTGCGtttcataaaattgaaatttgaaatttgaaatctgaatccattaatttactgaattattaagtattaaatctaacaCATTTGaatgcatatcacattcagtaataagtgaataccttatcatttaattttgaaaacaagttttgtctagaaaatttagtattatttaattaattcagatgttcaattttttgttattaaacgattgaatatgttaaaatttgaatctattaaattaaaATACTGAGCTGGATTTGAATACTTCAGTATAATGATTATCCATTCTTtagctatgttttcagaaccggatcGGATAGCGACTCGGCCGAGATCAGgagtcaggggtcaatgggttcgaccgggggtcgataggggtcgaaccggatgacgtcataaataaaaattatttaaaaattaaaatattatatatataatatataataatatattgatattaataaaggtatatccatatatatttgatgtttcaaatatatttaacaagaaaatacaaagaaattagaacaatcaagtaacaatttatattatttaataaatattaacaagtttagaattaaaattatgaatttaattgaaaaataacatcaaattttaggacaatatttataaagtatcaaatatttgaggtatatcaataagttttaataatttagggggtcaaaacataatattaaaaagcttgaatttttttttaaaaaaattactgttgaaCCGAAAAAACCGGTTTTTTCCCGGTCAAACCCGGGTTTTGACCGGCTTTGACCGGCTTTTGAAATTTCCGGTTTTCTGATGTGACTCAGACCGGCTAcctggccggttcccggttcgaccggccggtccggtccgagtttgagAACAGAGTTCTTTAGAAAACAAATTGCTAGGAGTGAAACCGAAAGATTGGGAGAGAATTAAATTATTCGAACTCTTCCAATCCACCTTTTGAATAGGAGAAATCAATTTAAGGCAAAGCACATTGCACTCTAGATGGATGCCCCGACAATCTAGGTGGGATTGTAACGTGCATAGTGTAGTAGGTGGGATTGTCACGTGAAATACAATAATCATCTGATACTACCTCCTCCTCCATGTAATCCAACATAGAGATTCACTTCTTTTTTGTCTTTCCTGAAAAGTTTAGAtgatttggatttcaaattatGACAAGGGAACATACTAATATGTTTCTTGAACCATAAATAGCTTATAAAATAATCTATTACTTACAAAGTATTTGCACAGGATTCGAGCAATAGAATCACACTGGTTTGGATGAAAAGTGTCAAGCAGCTAGAGATGAAGAGTAGAACCAATTCTAACCATAGACTGGTTTGCATTCAAGATGACGGTGGAATTgacaattgattcaatttcttccCAGAAGGCCTCACTGAGAAAATTCATCCAGCTACACTCGACTCTTTACGACGTCTGTGCCCCATCACATCACAACGTACGGCTACTTgcgttaattcagatacataaAAGCTGTTGGCAAAAGAAACAGATGGATCAACAGAAATGAGCCAGAATGGCCATATTCAATTCAACTCAACCACCAACTACTCGCCATTGAATTGAGAATCACCTTTTCCTCCTCTTTTTCCCTCTATAAAAACCCTCCATGATCCCTATCCAAAGCACGTAACTCCCAAGTTCTAATCGAGTTAAAAGAAATCTATCGAAgtaaatttctttctttctagcCTCCTGCTAAAAACTTTTGTTGCAATGGCAAGCTCAGCAATGGTGAAGGTTCTTTGCGTGGGGTTGATGGGATTGGCGTTGCTTGCCCCGCAAGGCGATGCGGCAATTCCATGCACCACGGTTTACAATACCCTGTATCCGTGTGTGAACTATGTAATGGGTACTGGTCCCTTGGGAGCTGATTGTTGCAATGGGATTAAAACCCTTTACGGTGAAGCTAACACTACACCTGATCGTCAGAGTGTTTGCACTTGCTTGAAATCTATTGCTTCCAATGCCGGAGGCAGTAGCACTACCTTGGGCAAAGCTCGAAGCCTCCCTCAACAATGTGGTGTTAACCTACCTTACGAGATCTCTCCCACCATTGACTGCTCTAAgtaaatctctctctctctctctctctcttccttttttcttgatCTGACCTGAACAGTGTTAAAACAGCCATGATCCCCAGAAACCCAAGAAAATGGGAATCTGAGGGAGCAGCTGGTAGAATGaaactgaaaaaagaaaaaaaatactctGGTCCTGTAACCAAAACAAATGTCCCAGAAAAATTTAAGGACAAAAGGGGCTGATAGAAGCTCTTTTTCAGAGTTCTGCTTTGCAATTTCTAAAAACTCTCACCTTGTAGGTAGTATATTTGGAGAACTTATTATAAGGAAGCCtttttttaaaagtttaaaaaagaaaagaaaaagatatttGATATATTACATGGAAAATGACAATGCTGTTATTTATATTGCAGGGTTGTTTGAGTTTGAAGGGTTGGAGGTCTGATCTTGAGTATGAAGGTTTCAAGATCTACATTTCAAGGAATTATTCTGGAGTATTATATATTTCTAGCTTTCAAGGTTGCTTAGCGTCCTCGTTTTCCTCTTTCAGTTGTTGTTTTTGTAATCCGGCATTAAGGTCTATCGGACCTTAATCCGAGTACTTTTAGGCTGA
This portion of the Coffea eugenioides isolate CCC68of chromosome 11, Ceug_1.0, whole genome shotgun sequence genome encodes:
- the LOC113751577 gene encoding non-specific lipid-transfer protein 2-like yields the protein MASSAMVKVLCVGLMGLALLAPQGDAAIPCTTVYNTLYPCVNYVMGTGPLGADCCNGIKTLYGEANTTPDRQSVCTCLKSIASNAGGSSTTLGKARSLPQQCGVNLPYEISPTIDCSKVV